A region of Thermoplasmata archaeon DNA encodes the following proteins:
- a CDS encoding TIGR00375 family protein, giving the protein MEINADLHIHSRYSGGTSDVMNMRNLAKGASQKGINLIGSGDCLHPRWLEEIKALKKVDEGTFEIGNLRVILTCEVEDSDRVHHLLIFPSISKVEEFSEKIISKVSDLMTDGRPRFHGNGAEIAEIAKTCNVLIGPCHAFTPWTSVYAAFDSLKECYGDLVDYVGYIELGLSADTSYADRIAELQNMTFLTNSDAHSPWPLRLAREFMRMEVEEPTFEEVGMALLRKKGRCVVLNVGVPPEEGKYNESACIKCYTHYTLNEAKRKGWKCRCGGRIKKGVRDRVEELATYPEPRSPSHRPKYIHIIPLTEIIAKALGSSPNSKKVIEIWEGLISKFGNEVRILIDAEMEEINRVAPLEVVRAIEAFRAGKVIVKPGGGGQYGEIVIPDVEVSTQENLEEVRTTKRVEVKKGRNSQPTLDSFI; this is encoded by the coding sequence ATGGAAATTAATGCTGACTTACACATTCACAGCCGCTATTCCGGAGGTACAAGTGATGTGATGAATATGCGGAATCTGGCGAAGGGGGCAAGCCAGAAAGGAATAAATTTGATTGGCTCAGGGGATTGTCTCCACCCTAGGTGGCTTGAAGAAATAAAGGCACTAAAAAAAGTGGATGAAGGCACTTTTGAGATTGGGAATTTGAGAGTAATTTTAACTTGTGAGGTAGAGGACAGTGACAGGGTTCATCACCTGCTAATCTTCCCTTCAATTTCAAAGGTAGAGGAATTCTCGGAAAAGATAATCTCAAAGGTCTCAGACCTTATGACCGATGGGAGGCCAAGATTTCATGGCAACGGTGCTGAGATTGCAGAAATCGCAAAAACATGCAATGTGCTCATTGGTCCCTGCCATGCTTTTACGCCATGGACTTCGGTGTATGCTGCATTTGATTCGCTGAAAGAGTGTTACGGAGACCTCGTGGACTATGTTGGCTACATTGAGCTAGGGTTAAGTGCAGACACCTCTTACGCTGACAGAATTGCAGAACTTCAAAACATGACATTCCTCACAAATTCCGATGCCCATTCTCCTTGGCCCCTTCGCCTAGCCAGAGAATTCATGCGTATGGAGGTAGAAGAACCGACTTTTGAGGAGGTGGGTATGGCCCTTCTTCGCAAGAAAGGCAGGTGCGTTGTGCTGAATGTTGGAGTACCACCAGAGGAAGGAAAATACAATGAAAGTGCCTGCATAAAATGCTATACCCATTACACGCTAAATGAGGCAAAGAGAAAAGGATGGAAGTGCAGATGTGGAGGAAGAATAAAGAAGGGTGTTCGAGATAGAGTTGAGGAACTTGCGACTTATCCAGAACCTAGGTCGCCTTCACATAGACCGAAATATATTCACATAATCCCACTTACGGAAATAATTGCCAAGGCATTGGGGAGTTCTCCAAACAGCAAAAAGGTTATAGAAATCTGGGAAGGATTAATCAGCAAGTTTGGTAATGAAGTGAGAATATTGATTGATGCAGAAATGGAGGAGATAAACAGAGTAGCACCGCTGGAGGTTGTTAGGGCAATTGAGGCGTTCAGAGCAGGGAAGGTTATTGTTAAACCCGGTGGTGGTGGGCAATATGGAGAAATCGTAATTCCAGATGTGGAGGTCAGTACTCAGGAAAATCTAGAGGAAGTCAGAACAACGAAAAGAGTGGAAGTGAAAAAAGGGAGAAATTCTCAGCCAACTCTTGACAGCTTTATTTGA
- a CDS encoding HAD-IC family P-type ATPase: MGTRRSWHAMTTIEIMKELKTSLDQGLTSQEANRRLSKGKNLLAEKKKEHPVIKFLNQFKSIPIIMLIVAAVITVLLTIFTEENHLSDTAAIIIAITINAVMGYMMEARAEKAMEALKRMTAPKTKVIRDGRCQEILVENVVVGDIVVLEEGDKVPADLRLIETTNVEVDESMLTGESVTVQKDAQPCSEDAEKWDRRNLVYMGTILARGRAKGVVVNTGMATELGKIAKLVQESEGEETPLQKSIDTLGKQIGYIAIAISALLFFTATAISQTHLSQNFLLAISLAVAIIPEGLPIVLVVTLAIGMQVMAKRNAIVRRLMCVETLGCTSVICTDKTGTLTKNQMTVKEVFVDGELLVVSGTGYEPKGEVERYNEHKETLQLLARIGVLCNNANLMEEKNVWTVIGDPTEGALLALAGKIGLVPKQYYTKYKRIYEKVFDPKKKIMSTINEVDGKKVVHIKGAPEVILSLSTNIWHNGKVLPLSAELRAAIEKANKRMASMGYRVLALGYKEVGQIPDDVEELESNMTFVGLVGIIDPPRPEVKEAIKTCHEAGIKVVMITGDQKDTAIAIAKQLGIWSGKILTGSELEKMSDDELAKIVEEVSVYARVQPEMKLKIVRAFKKRGHVVAMTGDGVNDAPALANADIGISMGITGTDVAKDASGIVLADDNFATIVKAVEEGRKVYENIRKFVRYQITTNIGATTLVFLAIFTVPGVIPLYPVQILWVNILIDGPPAQALGLEPATKKIMKHKPRNPKEHILSKEMVSAILVNGLAMAFLTLFVFWYSYNFAPADYMGSQITREAYAQTMTFSAFVIFQMYSALNCRNLRESLFSLKMNNRLLLITIVLAILLQVFAVYAPFMNSTFRTIPIRTIDWLTIFLLGIILICVDETRKYLMRTLKEEV; this comes from the coding sequence ATGGGAACGCGACGCTCATGGCATGCAATGACCACGATTGAGATAATGAAGGAGTTAAAAACTTCTCTGGATCAGGGCCTCACATCTCAGGAAGCAAACAGGCGATTGTCAAAAGGCAAAAATCTGCTTGCTGAGAAAAAAAAGGAACATCCAGTTATTAAATTTTTGAATCAGTTTAAGAGCATACCTATTATCATGCTCATAGTTGCTGCAGTCATTACCGTTCTTTTGACAATTTTTACAGAAGAAAACCATCTTTCTGATACTGCAGCTATTATTATTGCAATCACGATAAATGCAGTAATGGGCTACATGATGGAAGCAAGAGCAGAGAAGGCCATGGAAGCCCTTAAAAGAATGACTGCTCCTAAGACCAAAGTAATAAGAGATGGTAGATGCCAGGAGATTCTTGTGGAGAATGTGGTGGTAGGGGACATTGTTGTGCTGGAAGAAGGAGACAAAGTGCCTGCAGACCTTCGTCTCATAGAAACCACAAATGTAGAAGTTGACGAGTCAATGCTCACTGGAGAAAGCGTTACAGTCCAGAAGGATGCTCAGCCATGCTCTGAAGATGCTGAAAAATGGGATAGAAGGAATTTGGTATATATGGGAACAATCCTAGCGAGAGGCAGGGCAAAGGGAGTAGTGGTTAATACAGGAATGGCAACAGAACTTGGAAAAATTGCAAAGCTGGTGCAGGAGAGTGAAGGAGAAGAAACCCCACTACAGAAGAGCATTGATACACTGGGCAAGCAGATTGGTTACATTGCGATTGCAATTTCCGCACTCCTCTTTTTCACAGCAACAGCAATCTCTCAAACACATCTTTCTCAGAACTTTTTGCTTGCGATAAGCTTAGCTGTAGCAATAATTCCAGAAGGTCTTCCAATTGTGCTTGTCGTTACCCTGGCAATAGGTATGCAGGTGATGGCAAAGAGGAATGCAATTGTGCGCCGCTTGATGTGTGTAGAGACCCTTGGTTGTACATCAGTAATTTGTACTGACAAAACAGGCACCCTTACAAAAAATCAGATGACTGTGAAGGAAGTTTTTGTGGATGGCGAGCTTCTGGTGGTAAGTGGCACAGGGTATGAACCAAAAGGAGAAGTTGAGAGATACAATGAGCACAAGGAGACCCTTCAGTTGTTGGCAAGAATTGGTGTGCTCTGCAACAATGCAAACCTGATGGAAGAAAAAAATGTTTGGACGGTAATAGGAGACCCAACAGAAGGGGCACTTCTTGCACTTGCTGGTAAGATAGGGCTTGTACCGAAACAATACTATACAAAATACAAACGGATTTATGAAAAGGTTTTTGACCCTAAGAAAAAGATAATGAGTACAATAAATGAAGTAGATGGTAAAAAAGTGGTTCACATCAAGGGTGCACCAGAGGTTATTCTTTCACTTTCTACAAACATCTGGCATAATGGGAAAGTTTTGCCACTTTCTGCCGAACTCCGTGCAGCTATAGAAAAGGCAAACAAACGGATGGCCTCAATGGGTTATAGGGTTCTGGCTCTAGGTTATAAGGAAGTAGGGCAAATCCCAGATGATGTGGAAGAACTGGAGAGCAACATGACATTCGTAGGGCTTGTAGGAATAATAGACCCTCCGAGGCCAGAAGTGAAGGAAGCAATCAAGACATGTCATGAAGCAGGAATTAAAGTGGTAATGATAACAGGAGACCAGAAAGACACTGCAATAGCAATTGCAAAACAGTTGGGAATCTGGAGTGGAAAAATTCTTACAGGCAGTGAACTTGAGAAAATGAGCGACGATGAACTTGCTAAAATCGTGGAAGAAGTCAGTGTCTATGCCCGTGTGCAACCAGAAATGAAGTTGAAGATTGTTCGTGCATTCAAGAAACGAGGTCATGTAGTGGCAATGACTGGCGATGGCGTGAACGATGCACCTGCCCTTGCAAATGCAGACATAGGGATTTCTATGGGAATTACTGGCACAGATGTAGCGAAAGATGCAAGTGGAATTGTGCTGGCCGACGACAACTTTGCAACAATTGTGAAAGCAGTTGAGGAAGGAAGAAAGGTTTATGAAAATATTAGAAAGTTTGTTAGGTACCAGATAACTACGAACATCGGGGCAACGACACTCGTTTTCCTTGCAATTTTCACAGTTCCTGGTGTGATTCCGCTTTACCCAGTCCAGATTCTATGGGTTAACATACTGATTGATGGTCCACCTGCTCAAGCTCTAGGACTGGAACCTGCGACAAAGAAGATTATGAAGCACAAGCCCAGAAACCCGAAAGAACACATTCTTTCAAAAGAGATGGTATCCGCAATTCTCGTGAACGGGCTTGCAATGGCGTTTTTAACGCTTTTCGTATTCTGGTATTCCTACAATTTTGCACCTGCAGACTACATGGGCAGCCAAATTACCAGAGAGGCCTATGCCCAGACAATGACCTTCAGTGCATTTGTCATATTCCAGATGTACAGTGCACTCAACTGCAGGAATCTGCGAGAGTCCCTGTTCAGTTTGAAAATGAACAATCGTCTGTTGTTGATAACAATAGTCCTTGCAATACTACTTCAGGTTTTTGCGGTCTACGCACCATTCATGAATTCAACATTTCGAACGATTCCTATCAGAACAATTGACTGGCTGACTATCTTTTTGCTTGGAATCATTCTAATCTGTGTGGATGAAACTCGGAAGTATTTAATGCGAACTCTCAAGGAGGAAGTATGA
- a CDS encoding V4R domain-containing protein, with amino-acid sequence MKFVRISQAELVKIKELYEGVMSHACHGLFFREGAIFGAEIANEAMKDKGNYFKIVEMLIKNRGWVDEISFKEHEVIVKGSIEVTPSEIPTCHRLRGLIRQVYEVYYNTKVHCVEVECESTGKDKCVFKIEAI; translated from the coding sequence ATGAAGTTCGTCAGAATTTCACAGGCGGAACTGGTGAAAATCAAGGAACTCTACGAAGGCGTGATGTCTCATGCCTGTCATGGACTTTTCTTCAGAGAAGGGGCAATATTTGGCGCAGAAATTGCAAATGAAGCCATGAAGGACAAGGGAAACTACTTCAAAATAGTGGAGATGCTAATAAAGAACAGGGGCTGGGTGGATGAGATTTCCTTTAAGGAACACGAAGTAATAGTGAAGGGCTCAATTGAAGTCACACCATCTGAGATCCCAACATGTCATCGACTCAGAGGACTGATAAGACAGGTTTATGAGGTGTACTACAACACCAAAGTCCATTGTGTGGAAGTTGAATGTGAAAGCACAGGGAAAGACAAATGTGTATTTAAGATAGAGGCAATATAG
- a CDS encoding roadblock/LC7 domain-containing protein, which produces MPVNMNEVVKTLKISTGAIAVAVVSRDGLVIAAEMPPGVYTETFAIMCATILGASITATSELKRATPERIVIESSDTRTIILGAGKKALLICVVDSTKDLNMVLSEMQKAADAIKAP; this is translated from the coding sequence ATGCCGGTGAATATGAATGAAGTGGTAAAAACTCTGAAAATAAGCACTGGAGCAATTGCAGTAGCGGTGGTGAGCAGAGATGGGCTTGTTATTGCTGCAGAGATGCCACCAGGAGTTTATACAGAGACATTTGCAATTATGTGCGCTACAATCCTAGGAGCAAGCATAACTGCCACGTCTGAGCTTAAACGTGCTACACCTGAAAGGATAGTGATAGAAAGTTCAGATACCAGAACTATAATTCTAGGTGCAGGGAAGAAAGCACTCTTAATCTGTGTTGTGGATTCCACAAAAGACCTGAATATGGTGCTTTCAGAAATGCAGAAGGCAGCAGATGCAATAAAAGCACCTTAA
- a CDS encoding NAD(P)H-hydrate dehydratase — translation MRPLIEFRVLDINSECLGVSREKLMANAGRAVADVILQRFYAKKILVVCGTGNNGGDGFAMATILGKTNDVTVCLMERPEKIKSEIAKKQFRNCRKTCDVVSWEKIDSLLGKTELIVDAIFGTGLTRMPEGKYAEVIEKINASGKKIVSVDVPSGFPHMLAVKPTLTVTFHDVKEGMTEKNSGEIVVMPIGIPPEAETETNFGEFMLYKVPDKNSHKGDNGRVLVIGGGPYTGAPYFVAMAAYRTGVDLVHIATQEEAYPVLRNYSPFLIVHRMPEEADKRIEFLIDLHKKFDVIVVGPGLGKEKEMLGTCKEFISASEKPMVVDADAISILRETKPKSEILVTPHAGEFSELSGRKVPEELDSRKEIVQKAAKELGCTILLKGAVDVISDGVHVKINRTGNPGMTVGGTGDVLAGICAGLIAKGCTPYQAARLGAFISGLAGDAAFEKYGYSLLPTDMIEQLPEVIKKGLNRIIE, via the coding sequence ATGCGTCCCTTAATTGAATTCCGTGTTCTTGACATCAACTCAGAATGTTTGGGAGTGAGTAGAGAGAAATTAATGGCTAATGCTGGTAGAGCTGTTGCAGATGTAATTCTGCAGCGATTTTATGCAAAAAAAATTCTTGTGGTTTGTGGTACTGGAAACAATGGTGGCGATGGGTTTGCAATGGCTACAATACTCGGAAAGACCAACGATGTCACGGTCTGTCTCATGGAACGCCCTGAAAAGATAAAGTCAGAAATCGCGAAAAAACAGTTTAGGAATTGTAGAAAAACCTGCGATGTAGTCAGTTGGGAGAAAATTGATAGTTTGCTAGGGAAGACAGAGCTCATTGTAGATGCAATCTTTGGTACTGGCTTAACTAGGATGCCTGAAGGAAAGTATGCAGAAGTTATCGAGAAAATCAATGCATCTGGAAAAAAGATTGTTTCTGTAGATGTACCCAGTGGATTCCCACACATGTTGGCTGTGAAACCAACACTTACTGTCACTTTTCACGATGTGAAAGAGGGAATGACCGAAAAAAATTCTGGCGAGATTGTTGTGATGCCTATTGGAATTCCTCCTGAAGCAGAAACTGAAACAAACTTTGGAGAGTTCATGCTCTATAAGGTGCCAGATAAAAATTCCCATAAAGGGGATAACGGTAGAGTGCTGGTCATCGGGGGAGGCCCTTACACCGGTGCTCCATACTTTGTGGCAATGGCTGCGTACAGAACTGGCGTTGACCTCGTCCATATAGCAACCCAGGAGGAGGCATATCCAGTGCTCAGAAATTACTCGCCCTTCTTGATCGTGCATAGGATGCCAGAAGAGGCAGACAAAAGGATTGAGTTCCTGATAGACCTCCACAAAAAATTTGATGTCATTGTTGTAGGACCTGGACTCGGCAAGGAAAAGGAAATGCTTGGGACATGTAAGGAATTTATTTCCGCATCTGAGAAACCAATGGTTGTGGATGCAGATGCAATTTCTATTCTCAGAGAAACAAAACCAAAATCTGAGATTCTAGTTACTCCCCATGCTGGCGAATTCTCAGAGTTAAGTGGCAGAAAAGTGCCAGAAGAGCTGGATTCTCGAAAAGAGATTGTGCAGAAAGCAGCAAAAGAACTTGGTTGCACGATTCTCTTGAAAGGAGCTGTGGATGTGATTTCAGATGGAGTACATGTGAAGATCAACAGAACAGGAAATCCCGGAATGACTGTAGGCGGCACTGGTGATGTTTTAGCTGGAATTTGTGCTGGTCTTATTGCAAAAGGTTGCACACCATACCAAGCTGCAAGGTTAGGTGCGTTCATCTCTGGGCTTGCTGGCGATGCTGCATTTGAAAAATATGGTTACTCACTTCTTCCCACTGATATGATTGAGCAACTGCCGGAAGTCATAAAAAAAGGTTTAAATAGAATAATAGAATAA
- a CDS encoding zinc metalloprotease HtpX, whose protein sequence is MGLRTRMALALALLFGLVFAIGMGFIAVLEYFGFIQGIWLLIIPLTFAIFMVFLQWAISPFILSWIYKIEWTSLEALPPAIGTYITDVCTRKRINVPKIGIIDDLNPNAFTFGWTKNHARIAITRGVLEYCDIEETKAVLAHEMGHIVHDDFVVMTIVSAIPLIFYIIARASIQALRYVPKGKKSGGQAAIVFLITAAFSYLIYILSQFIALLISRYREYYADEFAAESTRKPNALASALLKIAYGMATQGLGEASEKGHRKHVSTLGIFNADSARALAAMSADAYGNYSTETIQKAMAWDLWNPWAWWLELHSTHPLPAKRLKKLGEMAEKMGQKPLVSFKLKKPECYWDDFLKDIFAKYGGVILGIVCGVLLMWYGWSHGFTTQKLAWTFLFGCAFFMFMVGLWGVGYLLGYAYPFRFKESEVVSLLENPKASPIKGIPVRLQGRIIGRGIPGLFYSEDMKLDDDTGLLLIDYHQISKLIDFFVGIFGTERHVGKTVVVEGWYRRSIIPYLELYKMYFADGGDTRKVYTSYFYIGGAAAVMGLGLLFSVLLLPLVL, encoded by the coding sequence ATGGGCCTAAGGACAAGAATGGCACTCGCACTCGCCCTTCTGTTTGGACTTGTATTTGCAATAGGGATGGGTTTCATTGCAGTTCTAGAATACTTCGGATTTATACAAGGTATCTGGCTCCTGATTATTCCCTTGACATTCGCAATTTTTATGGTGTTTCTGCAGTGGGCTATCTCTCCTTTCATTCTTTCCTGGATTTACAAAATTGAGTGGACATCTCTGGAGGCACTTCCTCCTGCAATCGGAACCTACATCACAGATGTGTGCACACGCAAAAGAATTAATGTCCCCAAGATAGGCATAATAGACGACCTGAATCCAAATGCATTTACTTTCGGTTGGACAAAGAACCATGCTAGAATTGCAATTACAAGAGGTGTTTTGGAATACTGCGACATTGAAGAAACCAAAGCAGTTCTAGCCCATGAAATGGGCCACATTGTTCACGATGATTTTGTGGTGATGACAATTGTCTCTGCAATTCCACTGATTTTCTATATAATCGCAAGAGCTTCAATCCAAGCATTGAGGTATGTGCCAAAGGGTAAAAAAAGTGGAGGCCAGGCAGCCATTGTGTTTCTCATTACTGCAGCATTTTCCTATCTGATATACATTCTTTCGCAGTTTATTGCTCTCCTGATAAGCAGGTACAGAGAGTACTACGCAGATGAGTTCGCTGCTGAAAGCACCAGGAAACCAAATGCTCTTGCCTCAGCCCTTCTGAAGATTGCCTATGGGATGGCGACCCAGGGACTGGGTGAAGCATCAGAAAAAGGCCATCGAAAACATGTTTCCACACTTGGCATCTTCAATGCTGACAGTGCAAGGGCACTCGCTGCAATGAGTGCAGATGCCTACGGGAATTACTCAACAGAAACAATCCAGAAGGCAATGGCATGGGACCTCTGGAATCCCTGGGCATGGTGGCTCGAACTCCATTCCACACATCCACTGCCAGCAAAACGACTTAAAAAACTTGGAGAGATGGCTGAAAAAATGGGTCAGAAACCTCTTGTGAGTTTTAAACTCAAGAAGCCAGAGTGTTACTGGGATGATTTCCTGAAGGACATTTTTGCAAAGTATGGTGGAGTGATTCTAGGAATTGTTTGTGGAGTGCTGTTGATGTGGTATGGCTGGAGCCATGGCTTCACCACTCAGAAACTTGCCTGGACTTTTCTGTTTGGATGTGCCTTTTTCATGTTTATGGTGGGTCTATGGGGAGTCGGGTACCTTCTTGGCTATGCCTATCCGTTCAGATTCAAGGAGAGTGAAGTGGTGTCATTGCTTGAAAATCCGAAGGCATCACCGATAAAGGGGATTCCAGTAAGATTGCAAGGAAGGATTATTGGGCGTGGAATACCTGGTTTGTTCTATTCCGAGGACATGAAACTTGACGATGACACAGGGTTGCTGTTGATTGACTATCATCAGATTTCAAAACTGATAGATTTCTTCGTAGGAATCTTTGGCACAGAACGACATGTGGGCAAGACGGTGGTGGTTGAGGGCTGGTATCGGCGGAGTATAATCCCTTATCTTGAGCTTTACAAAATGTATTTTGCAGATGGTGGAGACACTAGAAAGGTTTATACCTCCTACTTCTATATAGGGGGTGCAGCGGCGGTGATGGGACTGGGACTGCTGTTCTCAGTCCTGTTGCTACCACTGGTGCTGTAA